One genomic segment of Plasmodium vinckei vinckei genome assembly, chromosome: PVVCY_03 includes these proteins:
- a CDS encoding MtN3-like protein gives MGIMKRLPLQILLLIFFWCHINGKNGGDIWVINALSIDEKQNKDENPKGDTKPSGNETEQGEVKEHIIVNGKETEQASTVISKPVEIEVEKKGTINTQETAKETVKETHDNSVSSNSTDSKTSVSATNQNVKSSAPSFKQSFIQNSAETASKKEAEKKESTTSNNEQANTAKGEEKGNPPKVGEKGNETSKDTEQSVVKEITPKSEENIRKADNNRSTSISSNIVSSDSNEKKVEAIVSVSTDSSLNKDNVINISNEEKSSDLYFLKTLSIGSSIFMQLVLLPSVFKILKKRSTGESDGLTYIVLFFSSFLWLVYGILLNNSAIIFPNSVGLLLGLFYTIIYHVNCKNMWLKHKLYSYYKTCGTICFMLYIFLYILSYDQYELFVGFMAFISSIVNFGAPLSYIQTVIKKRNSSLIPLEISIGSLICSFLWLTYGFILKDVFLITPNLCGFVLSILQIALILLYSNKEVLASMDTEITYSERNNNNNSTVIQENNGFFNEFNLDDDFKITEVPTNLNNSIFDTPYDETSPLTGHFDIQFKHSHLERQNYLNNSENKKNNINSVPF, from the coding sequence atggGTATTATGAAAAGGCTACCATTGCAAATTCTTCTcctgatttttttttggtgcCATATTAATGGAAAGAATGGAGGAGATATTTGGGTAATTAATGCTTTGAGCATTGACGAGAAACAAAATAAGGACGAAAACCCAAAGGGGGACACAAAGCCAAGTGGAAATGAAACCGAACAAGGGGAAGTAAAAGAACACATAATAGTAAATGGAAAGGAAACGGAGCAAGCAAGCACGGTTATAAGCAAACCGGTTGAAATTGAGGTAGAGAAAAAGGGCACGATCAATACCCAAGAAACTGCAAAAGAAACAGTGAAAGAAACTCATGACAACTCTGTAAGTAGCAACTCGACAGATAGCAAGACTTCTGTTAGTGCCACCAATCAGAATGTTAAAAGTTCGGCACCCTCTTTCAAGCAGTCTTTCATACAGAATAGTGCGGAAACGGCATCGAAGAAAGAAGCCGAAAAAAAGGAGAGTACCACTTCAAATAATGAACAAGCAAACACAGCTAAGGGGGAAGAAAAAGGAAACCCTCCTAAGGTGGGAGAAAAAGGGAATGAAACTTCTAAAGATACAGAACAGTCAGTGGTTAAGGAAATAACCCCCAAAagtgaagaaaatataagaaaGGCTGATAATAACCGTTCGACATCAATATCTAGTAATATAGTTTCTTCTGATtcgaatgaaaaaaaagtagaaGCTATAGTTAGTGTTTCTACTGATAGTTCATTAAATAAGGACAATGTGATTAATATTTCTAATGAAGAAAAGAGTTcagatttatattttttaaaaacattatcAATAGGATCATCGATATTTATGCAATTAGTATTATTACCATctgtatttaaaatattaaaaaaaagatcaACAGGAGAATCAGATGGATTAACATAtatagttttatttttttcgtcaTTTTTATGGTTAGTATAtggtatattattaaataattcagCAATTATATTTCCAAATTCAGTTGGATTATTATTAGGATTATTTTACactataatatatcatgtaaattgtaaaaatatgtggCTAAAACATAagttatattcatattataaaacatGTGGAACTATATGTTTTAtgttatacatatttttatatatattatcatatgatcaatatgaattatttgTCGGGTTTATGGCATTTATATCAAGTATAGTAAACTTTGGTGCACCATTATCATACATCCAAactgttataaaaaaacggAATTCATCCTTAATACCGTTGGAGATATCTATAGGAAGTTTAATCTGCTCATTTTTATGGTTAACCTATGGATTTATATTAAAGGATGTCTTTTTAATAACACCCAATTTATGTGGTTTTGTATTAAGTATATTACAAATAgctttaatattattatattctaaTAAAGAGGTTTTAGCTAGCATGGATACAGAAATTACTTATAgtgaaagaaataataataataatagtacaGTTATTCAAGAAAATAATggtttttttaatgaatttaatttagatgatgattttaaaattacTGAAGTTCCAaccaatttaaataattctatTTTTGATACCCCTTATGATGAAACCTCTCCATTAACTGGCCATTTTGATATCCAGTTTAAGCATAGCCATTTGGAGAGACAAAATTACCTGAACAAttcagaaaataaaaagaacaaCATTAATTCAGTGCCATTTTAA
- a CDS encoding autophagy-related protein 11, putative gives MINLKEDEKDPYKTYRNKSEVPFDRKNFDDLKKSIENLLNDEKTTSELDNIKKSLLELELSTQNNNESNYVLNKESLIRFDDEKTFEEIKKELEKQKRMNNSLSLKIKSIHIKLNNIYMKRNEVEKSITDKIRQIEIKYSALNEESKEEDDTVDTRNDGDCLEPKGNEHFETSEKNEIEKLKKVLNEYEEDLKCLKNDKEKKCYELKCSKKDLEEEIKKNNEYTNKIKCYEMNANIYKNDNLKKLQEINEIKIELENLRNIYNDTYVKNKLLSNEKNELTLINNDLKLELKSVKTDLETSKNKENILNKCTNKIHNILIYLKKNNDQNFEYETFENKLDKTNDKLLINADKDIDEIYSSIQNLINMKKYYEEKKQELEETKNEIEVVKNNFMERCKSYEEMKMKMEKLKLLEKDNLKICNDKKNDEKRINELKDKLTKEENKIIELKKKNYYNVFKLKDFKEKEQDMIDEIKKLRKHIKEYKICFEKSRKINKNKLKYMKGKNKRLLNNIHGINFELKKCISKINQINKNTESLKREKENVQKEIYFIKKKNEKLQQELKEIEIEKKNKESKAQTLNSNIYKVCTELNKQNKEYKENIKRLCCCRDELKDALKKKSCKFILLKKSCYYLKKKIQKQNNELKKHLNIIKKQELAISNCSEQNKKLSEELKGHDLLIKSRDNKIKILENNLIKNQEINHIQIKENANAIRHGEMELKNINEQREKLHEQNKKLNELVDNLKSQLIKEEIKNTEMNKNIYTIKNENKQIIQDYEQKLQNKETYIENIKNELKNAREKIEKEYDLHTQEDKKIMNSKVEKMTNEINELNKIKNSYDVEIKKLNLQLKEKESENEKLASSLKEKENVIQDLRNKIKEIEECGKLELEKKEYEIMIKKMEEENKRQKEEITQKSNQDKIEFEEKIKSIQEHNKVMIEELKKKWKEDKENYEEKIKNINEKNNSIIEKIQEDCKSQIKRVTDLCNVKTKSEIDRLNNDEKLQKQIKEYSIMLNNKDEEIKNIINMYDEKLQLQNAEMENLVNECEEKLKKAKITKKQMSEKDSKEDITASESAYKVGEREEKVEEREGKVKAREDKVVERESKIKARENKVEEREGKVKVREDKVAEKEGKLKARENKVEERESKVKAREDKVAEREVHAVEKEAHLIEKEANIMEIEIELKDKEDKIKKSQDELNEKSKILNNTKLDRPNNVTVQGNKNESNSEGAGEENISDKNSNIEVEEKKEKKKKKKEKSKNGKKGEKNNKDELLTLELLEEKYLNIQNELIEGKTSHCVYLKSLIKTLDEIIEMLNAKKSTALDTQTLDNQTLDTSTLNTTLINDTTITDAINTINYAISSWNIFGDTSTTNPIENDQTLGEDINSISNFDEKSSEDLKNIVTEKLQLIKQMIE, from the exons atgataaatttaaagGAGGACGAAAAAGATCCATACAAA ACCTATAGAAACAAGAGTGAAGTTCCTTTTGATcgaa aaaattttgacgacttaaaaaaaagcattGAAAATTTACTAAACGATGAAAAAACAACATCTGAATTAgataacataaaaaaatcattgTTAGAGTTGGAATTATCtacacaaaataataat gaATCCAATTATGTCCTTAACAAAGAATCATTAATTCGTTttgatgatgaaaaaacG TTCGAGGAAATAAAGAAGGAGCTTGAGAAGCAAAAGCGGATGAACAACTCTTTAtccttaaaaataaaaagcatacacataaaattgaataatatatatatgaaaagaAATGAAGTAGAAAAAAGTATTACCGATAAAATTCGACAAATCgaaattaaatattcagCATTAAATGAGGAAAGTAAAGAG GAAGACGATACTGTAGATACAAGAAACGATGGTGATTGCTTAGAACCCAAAGGGAATGAACATTTTGAAACATCAGAGAAAAAcgaaattgaaaaattaaaaaaagttttaaatgaatatgaagaagatttaaaatgtttaaaaaatgataaagagAAAAAGTGCTATGAATTAAAATGTAGTAAAAAAGATTTagaagaagaaataaaaaaaaataatgaatatacaaataaaataaaatgttatgAGATGAAtgctaatatatataaaaatgataatttaaaaaaacttcaggaaataaatgaaataaaaatagagttagaaaatttaagaaatatatataatgatacatatgtgaaaaataaattattatctaatgaaaaaaatgagttAACCCTAATTAATAATGATCTAAAATTGGAACTAAAAAGTGTTAAAACCGATTTAGAGAcctcaaaaaataaagaaaatattcttAACAAATGTACAAACAAAATTCATAACATtctgatatatttaaaaaaaaataatgatcaaaattttgaatatgagacatttgaaaataaattagacAAAACCAATGATAAACTCCTAATAAATGCAGATAAAGATATCGATGAAATTTATTCATCCATACAAAATCTgattaatatgaaaaaatattacgaG gaaaaaaaacaagaaTTGGAAGAAactaaaaatgaaattgaaGTTGTTaagaataattttatgGAACGGTGTAAGAGCTATGaagaaatgaaaatgaaaatggaaaaattaaaacttttagaaaaagacaatttaaaaatatgcaatgataaaaaaaatgatgaaaaaagaataaacgaattaaaagataaattaacaaaagaagaaaataaaataattgaattaaaaaaaaaaaattattacaatgtttttaaattaaaagacTTTAAGGAAAAGGAACAAGATATGattgatgaaataaaaaagttaagaaaacatattaaagaatataaaatatgttttgaaaaaagtagaaaaattaataaaaataaactaaaatatatgaaagggaaaaataaaagattattaaacaatatacatggaataaattttgaattaaaaaaatgtataagtaaaataaatcaaattaataaaaacacAGAGAGTTTAAAAAGAGAGAAAGAAAATGtacaaaaagaaatatatttcataaaaaaaaaaaatgaaaaattacaaCAGGAACtaaaagaaatagaaatagaaaagaaaaacaaagaATCAAAAGCACAAACAttaaatagtaatatatataaagtatGTACAGAATTAAATAAGCAAAATAAGGAATAtaaggaaaatataaaacggTTGTGTTGTTGTAGAGATGAGTTAAAAGATgctcttaaaaaaaaatcgtgtaaatttattttattaaagaaaagttgttattatttaaaaaaaaaaatccaaaaacaaaataatgaattaaaaaaacatttaaatataattaaaaaacagGAGCTAGCCATAAGTAATTGTTcagaacaaaataaaaaattaagtgAAGAGTTAAAAGGACATGACTTGTTAATAAAATCTAgagataataaaataaaaattttagaaaataatttaataaaaaaccaAGAAATTAATCATATCCAAATCAAGGAAAATGCTAATGCTATTAGACATGGTGAAatggaattaaaaaatataaatgaacaaagagaaaaattacatgaacaaaacaaaaagcTAAATGAGCTAGTCgacaatttaaaaagtcAGCTAATcaaagaagaaataaaaaatacagaaatgaataaaaatatatacactattaaaaatgaaaacaagCAAATTATACAAGATTATGAGCAAAAACTACAAAATAAGGAAACATACATAgagaatattaaaaatgagtTAAAAAATGCCAGAGAAAAAATTGAGAAAGAATATGATTTGCACACACAAgaggataaaaaaattatgaacagCAAGGTAGAAAAGATGAccaatgaaataaatgaactaaacaaaataaaaaattcgtATGACgttgaaattaaaaaattaaatttacaaCTAAAAGAGAAAGAAAGTGAAAATGAGAAATTGGCTAGTTCCCTaaaagaaaaggaaaatgtCATACAAGatttaagaaataaaataaaagaaattgaAGAGTGTGGAAAATTAgaattggaaaaaaaagaatatgaaataatgataaaaaaaatggaagaagaaaataaaagacaaaaagaagaaattaCACAAAAATCAAACCAAGACAAAATTGAGtttgaagaaaaaataaaatcaatTCAAGAACATAATAAAGTAATGATAGAagaattgaaaaaaaaatggaaagaaGATAAGGAAAattatgaagaaaaaataaaaaatattaatgaaaaaaataatagtatcattgaaaaaattcaaGAGGATTGTAAAAgtcaaataaaaagagtTACAGACTTATGTAATGTTAAAACGAAATCAGAAATAGATAGATTAAACAATGATGAAAAGttacaaaaacaaattaaagaatattcaattatgttaaataataaagatgaagaaattaaaaatattattaatatgtacGATGAAAAATTACAATTGCAAAATGCTGAAATGGAAAATCTAGTAAATGAATgtgaagaaaaattaaaaaaagcaaaaataactaaaaaacaaatgtcAGAGAAGGATAGCAAAGAAGACATAACGGCATCAGAGTCTGCCTACAAAGTTGGGGAAAGGGAGGAAAAAGTGGAAGAGAGGGAAGGTAAAGTAAAGGCGAGAGAGGACAAAGTTGTAGAAAGAGAAAGCAAAATAAAGGCTAGAGAAAACAAAGTTGAAGAGAGAGAAGGAAAAGTAAAGGTGAGAGAGGACAAAGTAGCGGAAAAGGAAGGCAAATTAAAGGCGAGAGAAAACAAAGTTGAAGAGAGAGAAAGCAAAGTAAAGGCGAGAGAAGATAAGGTGGCGGAAAGGGAAGTGCATGCAGTAGAGAAAGAAGCACACTTAATAGAAAAGGAAGCAAATATAATGGAAATAGAAATTGAATTAAAAGACAaagaagataaaataaagaaatcacaagatgaattaaatgaaaaaagtaaaattttaaataatacaaaattagATAGACCAAATAATGTTACAGTtcaaggaaataaaaatgaatcaaACAGTGAAGGAGCAGGAGAAGAGAATATCTCAGATAAAAATAGCAACATAGAGGTCGaagaaaagaaagaaaaaaagaaaaaaaaaaaagaaaaatcgAAAAATGGTAAGAAgggagaaaaaaataataaagatgaaTTATTGACGCTAGAATTGTTAGAAGAAAAATATCTTAACATACAAAATGAGCTAATAGAAGGAAAAACAAGTCATTGTGTTTACTTAAAATCTCTAATTAAAACGCTGGATGAAATTATTGAAATGCttaatgcaaaaaaaagcaCAGCATTAGATACCCAAACACTAGATAACCAAACATTAGACACGTCCACATTAAATACTacattaataaatgatacAACAATAACTGATGCTATTAATACAATCAATTATGCTATTTCATCGTGGAACATATTTGGTGATACCAGCACAACTAATCCAATAGAAAATGATCAAACATTAGGAGAAGATATAAATTCAATTTCAAATTTTGATGAAAAAAGTAGTgaagatttaaaaaatatcgtTACCGAAAAACTTCAGTTAATTAAACAAATGATTGAATAA